From Candidatus Edwardsbacteria bacterium RifOxyA12_full_54_48, a single genomic window includes:
- a CDS encoding signal recognition particle-docking protein FtsY, which produces MGIWQKTVGVITGKRSLSPQELSELEELLILSDVGVEAGERLINAVRNGQSDQTAMERLKGEMLGILSLNSNFKFQISKYENKPQVWLIIGVNGSGKTTSIAKLAHYLKEQDRRVMLAAGDTYRAAAIEQLKKWADRLGVEFIGSKTGADPASVAYDAVESAAARKVSHLLIDTAGRLHTQKHLRDELGKIYSTIGKKLPGAPHLTLLVLDATTGQNAVSQAKLFSQAAKIDGIILTKLDGTAKGGIVLAIAMELKIPVFFTGVGEGLDDLLAFEPAAFVDSLLEG; this is translated from the coding sequence ATGGGCATCTGGCAGAAAACGGTCGGCGTTATCACCGGAAAAAGATCGCTGTCACCTCAGGAACTGTCGGAACTGGAAGAGCTTCTTATCCTTTCTGATGTCGGGGTGGAGGCCGGGGAAAGGCTGATCAACGCTGTCAGGAACGGCCAGAGCGACCAAACGGCCATGGAACGGCTGAAGGGCGAGATGCTGGGGATCCTGTCCCTAAATTCAAATTTCAAATTTCAAATTTCAAAATACGAAAATAAACCCCAGGTATGGTTGATCATAGGGGTCAACGGGTCGGGCAAGACCACCTCCATCGCCAAATTGGCGCATTACCTGAAAGAACAGGACCGGCGGGTGATGCTGGCCGCCGGGGATACCTACCGGGCGGCCGCCATCGAGCAGCTTAAAAAATGGGCCGACCGGCTGGGGGTCGAGTTCATCGGCAGTAAAACCGGGGCCGACCCGGCCAGCGTAGCCTACGATGCGGTGGAATCGGCCGCGGCCAGAAAGGTCAGCCATCTTTTGATAGATACCGCCGGCAGATTGCATACCCAAAAGCATCTGCGGGACGAGCTGGGCAAGATATACTCCACCATAGGCAAAAAGCTGCCGGGGGCCCCGCATCTGACCCTGTTGGTACTGGATGCCACCACCGGACAGAATGCCGTCAGCCAGGCCAAGCTGTTCTCGCAGGCTGCCAAGATCGATGGTATAATACTCACCAAATTAGACGGCACCGCCAAGGGCGGCATAGTGCTGGCCATTGCCATGGAGCTGAAGATCCCGGTTTTTTTCACCGGAGTGGGGGAGGGTCTGGATGACCTGCTGGCTTTCGAACCGGCTGCTTTTGTGGATAGCCTGCTGGAGGGATAG